The Rattus rattus isolate New Zealand chromosome 1, Rrattus_CSIRO_v1, whole genome shotgun sequence genome includes a region encoding these proteins:
- the LOC116908059 gene encoding zinc finger and SCAN domain containing protein 4F-like, whose protein sequence is MASEIKESLKHKTAAKYLQKDNLEFIPTHASPVQWGEIFSDSSSAQLNFSPSKNGFSAKQELQKLWEMFNSWLQPEKQSKEQMISQLVLEQFLLTGHCKDNVVLKEIWEASGRNMGRFMEGLTDECLKPPIMVYVSMQGQEALFSENMPLKEVIRLLEQQKSATSLIPESTKMPEHITEDILLSTGQENSENKHTSGNSTEVNIGDSSTGHEMNSLLIIQKEPCPEQEEGLASFQFAQGARASQGNSSHHVEFLSAHTCRDIPMEAQPVIFYRTNTSEDREECCTTSKNATQEKGGDNIPMRKMDSIFINQRMYHPEPKMGDVSYGVPQDFTRRSPGTSTSQQESLGLSFSEDDPRDIPGVNSRPEKLTSEAVLLYQYQEANSTNKSHQKRLHVGAKQYNCEKCPRTFKYASHLSLHQRTHQNKKAFVCPTCQKTFKRASDLRCHEIIHNPEKPFKCSTCEKSFSHKTNLKAHERIHTGEKPYVCSLCNHRFCQSSTYNRHLRNVHKSD, encoded by the exons ATGGCTTCAGAGATTAAAGAATCCTTAAAGCACAAGACAGCAGCAAAATACCTTCAGAAAGACAATTTAGAGTTCATTCCAACTCATGCTTCTCCTGTACAATGGGGAGAAATCTTTTCTGACTCATCAAGTGCCCAGCTCAACTTTTCCCCAAGCAAAAATGGCTTCTCAGCAAAGCAGGAGCTGCAAAAACTCTGGGAGATGTTTAACTCATGGTTGCAGCCAGAAAAACAGAGCAAGGAGCAGATGATTTCTCAACTGGTCTTGGAGCAGTTTCTCCTCACTGGACACTGTAAAGACAATGTTGTCTTGAAAGAGATTTGGGAAGCAAGTGGAAGAAACATGGGGAGATTCATGGAGGGGCTGACTGATGAGTGCTTGAAGCCTCCTATCATG GTCTATGTCTCCATGCAAGGACAGGAAGCCCTATTTTCTGAAAACATGCCATTAAAAGAAGTCATCAGGCTTTTGGAACAACAGAAATCAGCAACAAGCCTAATACCAGAGAGCACAAAGATGCCGGAACACATCACAGAAGATATATTATTGTCCACAG GACaagaaaacagtgaaaataaaCATACTTCTGGGAATTCTACTGAAGTAAACATTGGTGATAGCAGTACTGGACATGAGATGAACTCCCTTCTTATTATACAGAAAGAGCCGTGTCCTGAGCAGGAAGAGGGACTTGCTTCTTTTCAATTCGCTCAGGGTGCCAGAGCAAGTCAAGGCAACTCCAGTCATCATGTAGAGTTTCTGAGTGCTCACACTTGCAGAGATATCCCCATGGAGGCACAACCAGTGATTTTCTACAGGACAAACACCTCTGAAGACAGGGAAGAGTGCTGTACCACTTCCAAGAATGCTACTCAAGAAAAGGGTGGTGATAATATTCCTATGAGGAAGATGGATTCCATCTTCATTAACCAGAGAATGTATCATCCTGAACCTAAAATGGGAGATGTTTCTTATGGGGTTCCTCAGGATTTTACAAGAAGAAGTCCTGGAACATCCACAAGCCAACAAGAGTCACTGGGGCTATCTTTTTCTGAAGATGACCCTAGAGACATTCCAGGAGTCAACTCCAGGCCAGAGAAGCTTACATCTGAGGCTGTACTTCTTTATCAGTATCAGGAGGCAAACTCGacaaataaaagtcatcaaaagaggtTACATGTAGGTGCTAAACAGTACAATTGTGAAAAATGTCCTAGGACTTTCAAATATGCCAGTCATCTTTcactccaccagagaactcaccAAAATAAGAAGGCATTTGTGTGTCCCACCTGTCAGAAAACATTCAAAAGAGCCTCTGACCTCCGATGTCATGAGATCATACACAATCCAGAGAAGCCTTTCAAATGTAGCACATGCGAAAAGTCCTTCAGCCACAAGACCAACCTGAAGGCTCATGAGAGGATTCACACAGGAGAAAAGCCTTATGTCTGTTCCCTGTGTAATCATAGATTCTGCCAATCATCTACGTACAACCGTCACCTGAGGAATGTGCACAAGTCTGACTGA